One part of the Nymphaea colorata isolate Beijing-Zhang1983 chromosome 8, ASM883128v2, whole genome shotgun sequence genome encodes these proteins:
- the LOC116258781 gene encoding protein DETOXIFICATION 27-like, giving the protein MAQSHMAEEGLRTPLLEQGPPVNGSLRPPEQQQNHLDHPAEEPEEAPLLQRTWIESKKLWRIVGPSIFTRISMYGMNVITQAFVGHLGDLELAAISIATTVVVGFNFGFLFGMASALETLCGQAYGARKYPMLGIYMQRSFVVLFLCALLLLPTYFLATPILKLVGETDEIAELAGWISLLLIPQQFSFVLLFPMQRFLQCQLKNMIIAWIAGTALLIHIFLSWLLISYFGFGLVGAAVALNIGWWVPPICQLLYTVCGGCPETWTGLSWQGLMGLWEFTKLSIASGVMLCLENWYYRILVILTGNMSDAEIALDALSICMNINGWEMMIPLAFFAGTGVRVSNELGAGNGKGARFATIVSVLTSTVIGLFFWALIVILHNKFALLFTSSAVVLAATSKLAVLLAFTILLNSVQPILSGVAVGSGWQAFVAYINVGCYYIIGLPVGAVLGWVFHLGVAGIWGGMIGGTAVQTIILGVITIRCDWEKEARKAYHRVDRWKVPDSTGK; this is encoded by the exons ATGGCACAGTCGCATATGGCGGAAGAAGGGCTGAGGACTCCTCTCCTGGAGCAAGGTCCTCCCGTCAATGGCAGCCTCCGCCCACCAGAACAGCAGCAAAATCACCTCGACCATCCAGCAGAGGAACCAGAAGAAGCGCCGCTGCTCCAACGGACGTGGATCGAATCGAAGAAGCTATGGAGGATAGTCGGCCCCTCCATCTTCACCCGGATCTCCATGTACGGGATGAACGTCATCACTCAGGCTTTCGTCGGCCATCTCGGCGACCTCGAGCTCGCCGCCATCTCCATAGCCACCACCGTCGTCGTCGGATTCAATTTCGGCTTCTTG TTCGGCATGGCTAGTGCTCTGGAGACGCTGTGCGGCCAAGCATACGGCGCGAGGAAGTACCCCATGCTGGGGATTTATATGCAGCGATCCTTCGTCGTCTTGTTCTTGTGCGCTCTCCTTCTGCTGCCCACCTACTTTCTGGCCACTCCCATCCTCAAACTGGTCGGCGAGACGGACGAGATCGCCGAACTCGCCGGATGGATCTCTCTGTTGCTCATACCTCAGCAGTTCAGCTTCGTCTTATTGTTCCCGATGCAGCGGTTCCTTCAATGCCAGCTGAAGAACATGATCATCGCCTGGATCGCAGGAACCGCGCTGCTGATACACATCTTCTTGAGCTGGCTTCTCATTTCCTACTTCGGCTTCGGCCTCGTCGGTGCGGCCGTGGCGCTCAACATCGGCTGGTGGGTGCCACCTATCTGCCAGCTTCTCTACACCGTCTGCGGCGGCTGTCCTGAGACGTGGACCGGCCTGTCATGGCAGGGGTTAATGGGTCTTTGGGAATTCACAAAGCTTTCCATAGCTTCGGGAGTTATGCTATG TTTGGAGAATTGGTATTACAGGATTTTGGTAATCCTGACGGGAAACATGAGCGACGCAGAGATTGCCCTGGATGCACTTTCTATATG CATGAACATAAACGGGTGGGAAATGATGATTCCACTTGCCTTCTTTGCTGGAACCGG GGTGAGGGTGAGCAACGAGTTGGGCGCCGGCAACGGCAAAGGCGCAAGGTTCGCCACCATCGTGTCGGTGCTCACCTCCACAGTCATCGGCCTCTTCTTCTGGGCCCTCATCGTCATTCTTCACAACAAGTTTGCGCTCCTCTTCACCTCCAGCGCCGTTGTCCTCGCCGCCACCTCCAAATTGGCCGTTCTCCTCGCCTTCACCATCCTTCTCAACAGCGTCCAGCCCATTCTCTCTG GTGTAGCGGTGGGTTCGGGATGGCAAGCTTTTGTGGCGTACATAAACGTGGGCTGTTACTACATTATCGGTCTTCCGGTGGGCGCGGTTCTAGGCTGGGTCTTCCACCTGGGCGTTGCC GGAATTTGGGGAGGTATGATTGGCGGGACTGCTGTTCAGACCATCATTCTCGGTGTTATCACAATCCGCTGTGATTGGGAGAAGGAG GCACGGAAGGCCTACCATCGAGTGGACAGATGGAAGGTCCCAGACTCGACAGGCAAGTAG